One window of Quercus robur chromosome 12, dhQueRobu3.1, whole genome shotgun sequence genomic DNA carries:
- the LOC126709787 gene encoding bark storage protein A-like, with amino-acid sequence MVAFRVLCVLLSALMLLNAQQGNGALTARSQKMIAKVNEDGPYLGLVIPNLYEMNPLLESSNYTATNTIDVAGRRFRFGTIGEKKVILVMTGLSLINAGITTQLLLSLFNVEGVVHYGIAGNANPSLNIGDVTIPQYWAHGALWSWQRYGLGPDDELPLESAGDYTRKIGYLKFANYTVNVTEGSPYDNLLNNVWYQPEEVFPVDGTPEERQHAFWVAVDPYYYEISKQLEDLVLEGCINSTTCLTTTPKVTRVQRGTSASIYLDNAAYRSFIYNKFNVSPVDMESASVALICLQQRKPFIAIRALSDLAGGGSADSNEADTFTSLAATNSVTVVLKFIELLAVINPKSSTDYSYY; translated from the exons ATGGTAGCATTTAGAGTTTTGTGTGTGCTTCTTTCTGCTCTCATGCTGCTTAATGCACAACAAGGAAATGGTGCATTAACAGCACGGTCACAAAAAATGATAGCTAAGGTCAACGAGGATGGCCCTTATTTGGGGTTGGTGATTCCAAACCTATATGAAATGAACCCTCTTCTTGAATCTTCAAACTACACGGCTACCAACACCATAGATGTTGCTG GAAGAAGATTTCGGTTTGGAACCATTGGTGAAAAGAAAGTCATACTAGTTATGACTGGACTGAGCTTG ATAAATGCGGGCATAACTACTCAGCTTTTGTTGAGCCTTTTCAACGTAGAGGGAGTAGTGCATTATGGCATAGCAGGAAACGCGAACCCATCCCTCAATATAGGAGATGTGACCATCCCTCAATATTGGGCACATGGCGCTCTTTGGAGTTGGCAG AGGTATGGGTTAGGTCCTGATGATGAGCTACCCCTGGAATCAGCTGGAGATTACACAAGGAAAATTGGGTACTTAAAATTTGCAAATTATACAGTAAATGTCACAGAAGGTAGCCCATATGACAATCTCTTGAACAATGTTTGGTATCAACCTGAGGAAGTTTTCCCAGTAGATGGGACTCCTGAGGAAAGACAGCATGCCTTTTGGGTCGCTGTTGATCCCTACTACTATGAAATCTCAAAACAGCTTGAG GACCTTGTTCTAGAAGGTTGTATTAACTCAACGACATGCTTGACCACAACGCCAAAGGTGACTAGGGTCCAAAGAGGAACAAGTGCAAGCATTTACCTAGACAATGCTGCATACCGAAGCTTCATCTATAACAAATTCAACGTAAGCCCTGTGGACATGGAAAGTGCTTCTGTGGCATTGATCTGTCTTCAACAAAGGAAACCTTTCATCGCTATTAGGGCCCTCTCAGACTTGGCTGGTGGAGGCTCTGCTGACTCGAATGAGGCTGACACCTTCACATCCCTTGCTGCCACTAATTCAGTGACTGTTGTTTTGAAGTTTATCGAACTATTGGCAGTCATCAATCCCAAATCAAGCACCGACTATTCTTATTATTAG